The sequence AGGCGATATCGCCGTGGTAGTCAATTACAATAATGCCGGCGGTAACGGTGACGCAGAAGCGCTCTTAGAGTTGCCCCGTTCTTTTGGCGATGCCTTTTCTTTTGTGACTGTTCCTGTGTCTGCCATCGCGCCCTTTGAGGAAAACCAGAGCGTTAACTGATTGCTGTTGTTCGGATCAGATACGCCGTTTTGGTATGAGCGAATAATACGCTTAGCAGGCTTCTCTTTGGTCTATGGATCATGAGATGCTTATGCGGCGGCAGGGGGAGCTGTATGTCTAAACGCAAGTCAGCGTTATTGTTTGCCCCATCCTAATTGCAGCACACGTTCAATGTTGCCATTGAGAAATTTGGCTGCTCGCTCTCTTCCATAGCGCACACACAATAAAGTGCGCAATTCCCCATAGTCTCTCGGGGATTTAAAATCTTTGGGCGGCGCCGTGAATCCGTCGAAATCCGATCCGAAAGCCACCACATCATCCCCGCCAAATTCGATTAAATGATCCACAGTCCGCAGTATGGACTCGATCCCTTTGCGCGGTTCCGGTTTCTCTAACCAATGTCCCATAGCGATGATGCCGACGACCCCGCCGGAATCGGCAATGTCATGGATTTCTTTGGGCGTCGGATTCATGGGGTAGGGCGCCAGTGCATGAACGCCGACATGGGACATAACGATGGGGCGCCGGATGGCATGGCGCTTCGCCCGCTCAAGAATTTCGGCGCGGCACTTAGGGGTAGCGTGACACATGTCTACGACCATCCCCAAATCCAGCATGCGGTCCACCAGTTCACAGCCGAAGTCGGTCAGCCCGCTTTCCAAATCGATTTTCTGACGAAAGCATCCTATTTTTCGCAATAGGGTCAGATCGGGGAAGGCATCCACATTCTTGCACGCCTCATTGGGATAGAGATGGGGGATGATCATATGACAGATACCCTCTTCGAAGAAAGCATCCACATTTTCAATCTTGCCATTTAAATGATGAGCCCCTTCCACAGAGCGCAGGACAGCGATTTTTCCTTCCGCTGTGATCCGCTTCATTTCAGAAAAGGACAAAGCTGTTTCAAAATGTGGTTCCCCGTTGGCATTTGCCCGTTTTATCATGGTTTCTTGATGTTTCAGGCATTCGAAAACCAGGGCGTCGGGGGCGGTGCGGAAAATATGATTCAAGCGCGGCATGAACCAGCGCAGCAGCTGCAGGGGCCACACATCTTTTTTGAAGTCTTGTTCCACCATGTAGATGGTGGAGAAAAAGGCTTTCACCTCACCGGCGCGCAAGGCGTGGGCATCGGTACGCATGGTTAAGGGAAAGAAACCGGCTCGAGGCCGGTGGCGCTTCCAAAACTTTTTGCCCAGCATAAAACTTTTGAGGGTAGGGTGCATGTGCATGTCAAAAACGCCGAGAGAAAGAGCAGGACTGTCCGTTTGCGTATCGGTGACCATGAGACTTCTCCTGTGTCTGTTAAAAAAAGATGCACTACGCTTATACTTTATTATAAAAGAGTTTCAGTGTGATAACCTAAAAGTTAATCTGCAGATGCATTGAAGCCCGTGATCATGGTAGGCTTAGCCGTAAATTGAACAGGGCTTAAAGATCAAAAGATTTGTATTTTCACGGTTGTACACGCTCTGTTGGGAGTTATTGAAATGAAAGATTCTTCCTCAAAAGTCATTGGTATAGAAATTGGCGGAACCAAATTACAAGCTGTTCTGGGCAGACCGTCAGGAGAAATTTTGGCGCATCGACGCGCTGCCGTGGATGTGGAAGCGGGGGCGGCGGGCATACTTGCTTGGTGCTACGAGCAAGTACAAGCCTTGATGCGCACCGATGATTGTGCGGCTATAGGCATTGGATTTGGCGGCCCCATAGAATCCAAGACCGGGCAGGTCTTGGTTTCCCATCAAATAGCGGGCTGGGAAAATGTTCCCATTCGACTCTTATTTGAGGAGCGTTTCGCTTTACCGGTAGTCGTTGCCAACGACGCCAATGCGGCGGGGTGGGCGGAATACTGTCTGGGCGCAGGGCAAGGTTTACATCAATTTATGTATATGAATATTGGCAGCGGCATTGGCGGCGCGTTGATCATAGACGGGCATCTCTATGACGGACAAGGGCTCGGCGCTTGCGAGTTGGGGCATACGTGGATACCCGACTGGACTTCTCCGCTTCCCGGCGCTGTAGATAAATTAGAACATTTATGCTCCGGGTGGTCTATTGAACGGCGCATACGGGGCTGGAAATCACTGGATCTAGAATCACCTTTAGCAAAACTCTGTGACCAAGACGAGACCCGTTTAAGTTGTGCCCTCTTGGCGGAGGCGGCACGGTTAGGTGACGATCGAGCCCTCCAAGAGATTGACCGTATCGCCCAAGGCTTGGGGATCACTTTGGGTAATGCAGTGACCTTGTTTCATCCGCAGCGCATCGCCTTAGGCGGCGGTGTCTCGCTCATGGGCGATGTTTTGTTGAATCCCTTGCGGGAAGCACTGGCACAATACAGTTTTCGGCCCTTTAAAAGATCCACAGCCCTTGTGCCTTGTGCCCTGGAAGAAGATGTGGTTGCCATTGGCGCCCTCTTGTTGGCGGGTACGCTGGTATAGCCCGAATTTAGGAAAAGGCGCTTTTTTGATAAATTCGACATTTTAAGCTGCTTTTCGTATACTAGTTGGAGGGTTTCAGGGAGTTGGCTATATCAAGTGGAAAGAAATCGTGTACCCCTGTGTTATCCGGTTGGGATAAGGCAACACCCTGCAAGCGTGTACAAGGAAGCCCTTCAATATGATACGCCGGAAACACGTGATAGAACAGCAGTTTAATGCAGTATTGCGAAGCGTAGTTGTTCTCCGAAAGCTCTCTTTTTTTTAATAAGGATAGTACTCATGAATGTGATGGTCATTGGCAGTGGCGGGCGTGAGCACGCGTTGGCGTGGAAAATTGCCCAGAGTCCGCTCGTGAAAAAAGTCTATGGCGCGCCGGGCAACCCCGGTATCGATGCCTTGGAAAAGGGTATCTGTGTCAATGTTGCCATCGACGATTTTGACCTGTTATCCACTTATGCGGAAATTGAATCCATTAGCCTCATCGTCGTAGGACCTGAGGCGCCCCTGGCAGAAGGTATTGTCGACACTTTAGGAAAGCGAGGCTTCGCCGTCTTTGGGCCTTCCAAAGCAGCGGCGCAACTGGAAGCGAGCAAATCTTTCGCCAAGGCCTTTATGGAGCGGCATAAGATCCCCACGGCCGCGTACCATGTTTTTGATGATGCGCAAGGGGCTTTGGACTTTTTAAAAACAGCCGCTTTCCCCTTGGTTATCAAAGCCGATGGTCTGGCTGCCGGCAAAGGGGTCAGTGTTGTATACACCCTTTCCGAAGCGGAGGAAGCGGTACGTGCGGCGATGCTTGAGAATGTATTTGACGATGCAGGCGCCCGTATCGTTATTGAAGACTATCTGGAAGGCGAAGAGGCTTCCATCTTGGCATTGTGCGACGGCAAAAATTTCAAGACCCTGGCAACCAGTCAAGATCATAAGCCGGCGCTGGACGGGGATAAAGGACCGAACACAGGCGGTATGGGCGCTTATTCTCCGGCTCCTGTCGTGTCAGACGCCTTAATGGAAGTTATTCGCAGGGATATTCTTGCTCCCTCCGTGGCGGGTATGGCGGCGGAAGGAAACCCGTACCGGGGCATTCTCTACGCCGGACTTATGATTACGGCGGAGGGTCCGAAGGTTATCGAATTTAACGTGCGTTTCGGTGATCCCGAGACCCAAGCGATTCTGCCGCGTATGACCAGTGACATTGTGCCGCTCCTCCAGTCTTGTTGTGACGGTTCCCTTGCCGCCCATGACATCGCCTACAGCCCATCGCCTTGTGTGTCGGTCGTTATGGCGAGCGGTGGCTATCCGGGAGCCTATGCCAAGGGTAAAGCGATTACGGGCATTGCCAATGCGGAAACCATTGACGGCGTTACGGTCTTTATGGCAGGCGTACGCCAGCAGGGCGATACGCTTTTGACTGCCGGAGGCCGTGTCCTGAATGTGACTGCCACAGCGCCCACCCATGAGGAGGCTGTGCGGAAGGCCTACGCCGCCGTTGAACGTATTCATTTTGAAGGCGTGCAGTACCGCAGCGATATTGGCAAAAAAGCCTATCAACA comes from Candidatus Hydrogenedentota bacterium and encodes:
- a CDS encoding DUF4926 domain-containing protein, which gives rise to MKPDLFKEVVLTQSFPEEGLREGDIAVVVNYNNAGGNGDAEALLELPRSFGDAFSFVTVPVSAIAPFEENQSVN
- a CDS encoding ROK family protein; amino-acid sequence: MKDSSSKVIGIEIGGTKLQAVLGRPSGEILAHRRAAVDVEAGAAGILAWCYEQVQALMRTDDCAAIGIGFGGPIESKTGQVLVSHQIAGWENVPIRLLFEERFALPVVVANDANAAGWAEYCLGAGQGLHQFMYMNIGSGIGGALIIDGHLYDGQGLGACELGHTWIPDWTSPLPGAVDKLEHLCSGWSIERRIRGWKSLDLESPLAKLCDQDETRLSCALLAEAARLGDDRALQEIDRIAQGLGITLGNAVTLFHPQRIALGGGVSLMGDVLLNPLREALAQYSFRPFKRSTALVPCALEEDVVAIGALLLAGTLV
- the purD gene encoding phosphoribosylamine--glycine ligase: MNVMVIGSGGREHALAWKIAQSPLVKKVYGAPGNPGIDALEKGICVNVAIDDFDLLSTYAEIESISLIVVGPEAPLAEGIVDTLGKRGFAVFGPSKAAAQLEASKSFAKAFMERHKIPTAAYHVFDDAQGALDFLKTAAFPLVIKADGLAAGKGVSVVYTLSEAEEAVRAAMLENVFDDAGARIVIEDYLEGEEASILALCDGKNFKTLATSQDHKPALDGDKGPNTGGMGAYSPAPVVSDALMEVIRRDILAPSVAGMAAEGNPYRGILYAGLMITAEGPKVIEFNVRFGDPETQAILPRMTSDIVPLLQSCCDGSLAAHDIAYSPSPCVSVVMASGGYPGAYAKGKAITGIANAETIDGVTVFMAGVRQQGDTLLTAGGRVLNVTATAPTHEEAVRKAYAAVERIHFEGVQYRSDIGKKAYQHLTENE